One Kazachstania africana CBS 2517 chromosome 5, complete genome DNA window includes the following coding sequences:
- the EFT2 gene encoding elongation factor 2 (similar to Saccharomyces cerevisiae EFT2 (YDR385W) and EFT1 (YOR133W); ancestral locus Anc_5.467), with translation MVAFTVDQMRSLMDKVTNVRNMSVIAHVDHGKSTLTDSLVQRAGIISAAKAGEARFTDTRKDEQERGITIKSTAISLYSEMSEEDVKDIKQKSDGNSFLINLIDSPGHVDFSSEVTAALRVTDGALVVVDTIEGVCVQTETVLRQALGERIKPVVCINKVDRALLELQVSKEDLYQTFARTVESVNVIISTYADEILGDVQVYPSKGTVAFGSGLHGWAFTIRQFANRYSKKFGVDKTKMMERLWGDSYFNPKTKKWTNKDTDADGKPLERAFNMFVLDPIFRLFAAVMNFKKDEVDNLLEKLEISLKGDERDLEGKALLKVVMRKFLPAADALLEMIIMHLPSPVTAQQYRAEQLYEGPSDDANCLAIKNCDPNADLMLYVSKMVPTSDKGRFYAFGRVFAGTVKSGQKVRIQGPNYVPGKKDDLFLKAIQRVVLMMGRFVEPIDDCPAGNIIGLVGIDQFLLKTGTLTTSETAHNMKVMKFSVSPVVQVAVEVKNANDLPKLVEGLKRLSKSDPCVLCTMSESGEHIVAGTGELHLEICLQDLENDHAGVPLRISPPVVAYRETVEAESSQTALSKSPNKHNRIYLKAEPMDEEVSLAIEEGKINPRDDFKARARVMADEFNWDVTDARKIWCFGPDGTGPNLVVDQTKAVQYLNEIKDSVVAAFQWATKEGPIFGEPMRSVRVNILDVTLHADAIHRGGGQIIPTMRRATYAGFLLAEPKIQEPVFLVEIQCPEQAVGGIYSVLNKKRGQVVSEEQRPGTPLFTVKAYLPVNESFGFTGELRQATGGQAFPQMVFDHWATLGTDPLDPTTKAGEIVVAARKRHGMKEEVPGWQEYYDKL, from the coding sequence ATGGTTGCTTTCACTGTTGACCAAATGCGTTCTTTAATGGACAAAGTTACTAATGTTCGTAACATGTCCGTTATTGCTCACGTCGATCACGGTAAATCCACTTTAACTGACTCTTTAGTCCAAAGAGCCGGTATTATTTCCGCTGCTAAGGCTGGTGAAGCTCGTTTCACTGATACCAGAAAGGATGAACAAGAAAGAGGTATTACTATCAAGTCTACTGCCATTTCTTTATACTCTGAAATGTCCGAAGAAGATGTCAAGGATATCAAGCAAAAGTCTGACGGTAACTCTTTCTTAATTAACTTGATCGATTCCCCAGGTCACGTTGATTTCTCCTCCGAAGTTACTGCCGCTTTACGTGTTACTGATGGTGCTTTAGTTGTCGTCGACACCATTGAAGGTGTCTGTGTCCAAACTGAAACCGTTTTAAGACAAGCTCTTGGTGAAAGAATTAAGCCAGTTGTTTGTATTAACAAGGTTGACAGAGCTCTTTTAGAATTACAAGTCTCCAAGGAAGATTTATACCAAACCTTCGCTAGAACTGTCGAATCCGTCAACGTTATCATCTCCACTTACgctgatgaaattttaggTGACGTTCAAGTCTACCCATCCAAGGGTACCGTTGCTTTCGGTTCCGGTTTACACGGTTGGGCTTTCACTATCCGTCAATTTGCCAACAGATACTCCAAGAAGTTCGGTGTTGACAAGACCAAGATGATGGAAAGATTATGGGGTGACTCTTACTTCAACCCAAAGACTAAGAAGTGGACTAACAAGGACACTGACGCTGATGGTAAGCCATTAGAAAGAGCTTTCAACATGTTCGTCTTAGACCCAATCTTCAGATTATTCGCTGCTGTCATGAACTTCAAGAAGGATGAAGTTGACAActtattagaaaaattagaaatcTCCTTAAAGGGTGACGAAAGAGACTTAGAAGGTAAGGCCTTATTAAAGGTTGTTATGAGAAAATTCTTACCAGCTGCTGATGCTTTATTAGAAATGATTATCATGCACTTACCATCTCCAGTTACTGCTCAACAATACAGAGCTGAACAATTATACGAAGGTCCATCCGATGATGCTAACTGTTTAGCTATCAAGAACTGTGATCCAAATGCTGACTTAATGTTATACGTCTCCAAGATGGTTCCAACCTCTGATAAGGGTAGATTCTACGCTTTCGGTAGAGTTTTCGCTGGTACCGTCAAGTCTGGTCAAAAGGTCAGAATCCAAGGTCCAAACTACGTTCCAGGTAAGAAGGATGATTTATTCTTAAAGGCTATCCAAAGAGTTGTCTTAATGATGGGTAGATTCGTCGAGCCAATCGATGACTGTCCAGCTGGTAACATTATCGGTTTAGTTGGTATTGATCAATTCTTATTAAAGACAGGTACTTTAACCACCTCTGAAACCGCTCACAACATGAAGGTCATGAAGTTCTCTGTCTCTCCAGTTGTTCAAGTCGCTGTTGAAGTTAAAAACGCCAACGATTTACCAAAATTAGTCGAAGGTTTGAAGAGATTATCTAAATCCGATCCATGTGTCTTATGTACCATGTCCGAATCTGGTGAACATATTGTTGCTGGTACTGGTGAATTACATTTAGAAATTTGTTTACAAGATTTAGAAAACGACCACGCTGGTGTTCCATTAAGAATTTCTCCACCTGTCGTTGCTTACAGAGAAACCGTTGAAGCTGAATCTTCTCAAACCGCTTTATCCAAGTCTCCAAACAAGCATAACAGAATCTACTTAAAGGCTGAACCAATGGACGAAGAAGTTTCTTTAGCTATTGAAGAAGGTAAGATCAACCCAAGAGATGATTTCAAGGCCAGAGCTAGAGTTATGGCTGACGAATTCAACTGGGACGTTACTGATGCCAGGAAGATCTGGTGTTTCGGTCCAGATGGTACTGGTCCAAACTTAGTCGTTGACCAAACCAAGGCTGTCCAATACTTAAACGAAATCAAGGATTCCGTTGTTGCTGCTTTCCAATGGGCTACTAAGGAAGGTCCAATCTTCGGTGAACCAATGAGATCCGTCAGAGTTAACATCTTAGATGTTACCTTACACGCTGATGCTATTCACAGAGGTGGTGGTCAAATCATCCCAACTATGAGAAGAGCTACCTACGCCGGTTTCTTATTAGCTGAACCAAAGATTCAAGAACCAGTTTTCTTAGTCGAAATTCAATGTCCAGAACAAGCCGTTGGTGGTATCTACTCCGTCTTAAACAAGAAGAGAGGTCAAGTCGTCTCTGAAGAACAAAGACCAGGTACTCCATTATTCACCGTCAAGGCTTACTTACCAGTCAACGAATCTTTCGGTTTCACTGGTGAGTTAAGACAAGCTACTGGTGGTCAAGCTTTCCCACAAATGGTTTTCGACCATTGGGCCACTTTAGGTACCGATCCATTAGACCCAACCACCAAGGCTGGTGAAATCGTCGTTGCTGCTAGAAAGAGACACGGTATGAAGGAAGAAGTTCCAGGCTGGCAAGAATACTACGACAAATTATAA